From the Malus domestica chromosome 17, GDT2T_hap1 genome, one window contains:
- the LOC103404492 gene encoding probable galacturonosyltransferase 14 isoform X3: MQLHFSPSMRSITISSSNGFIDLMKIKVGARHISYRTVFHTILILAFLLPFVFILTAVVTLEDCLGRRLGPRLLGRVDDSAQRLVRDFYKVLNQVNTEEIPAGLKLPDSFNQLVSEMKNNQYDARTFAFMLRAMMENFEKEVRESKFSELMNKHYAASSVPKSIHCLSLRLTDEYSSNAHARKQLPPPELLPLLSDNSYHHFVLSTDNILAASVVVASAVQSSLQPEKIVFHVITDKKTYAGMHSWFALNPVSPAIVEVKGVHQFDWLTRENVPVLEAVENQYGIRNYYHGNHISGANLSATTPRTFASKLQARSPKYISLLNHLRIYIPELFPNLDKVVFLDDDVVIQRDLSPLWGIDLGGKVNGAVETCRGEDEWVMSKRFRNYFNFSHPLVSKNLDPEECAWAYGMNIFDLNAWRKTNIRETYHSWVKENLKSNLTIWKLGTLPPALIAFRGHVHAIDPKWHMLGLGYQNKTDIESVSRAAVIHYNGQSKPWLQIGFEHLRPFWTKYINYSNDFVRNCHILES, encoded by the exons ATGCAGCTTCACTTCTCGCCTAGTATGAGAAGCATAACGATCTCGAGCAGCAATGGGTTTATTGACTTGATGAAGATCAAAGTCGGAGCTCGCCACATCTCTTATCGAACGGTTTTCCACACCATTCTAATCCTCGCTTTCTTATTGCCTTTCGTCTTCATTCTCACTGCTGTTGTTACTCTTGAAG ACTGTTTAGGTAGGCGCTTGGGACCAAGGCTTCTGGGTAGGGTTGATGATTCAGCG CAGAGACTGGTTAGAGACTTTTACAAGGTTCTAAACCAAGTGAACACTGAAGAAATCCCGGCTGGTCTAAAGCTTCCAGATTCATTTAATCAACTTGTTTCCGAAATGAAGAACAACCAGTATGATGCAAGGACCTTTGCTTTCATGTTAAGAGCAATG aTGGAGAATTTTGAAAAGGAAGTCAGAGAGTCTAAGTTTTCAGAGTTGATGAACAAACACTATGCGGCAAGTTCTGTACCCAAAAGCATTCACTGTCTGTCTCTGCGTTTGACTGATGAATATTCATCCAATGCTCATGCACGCAAACAATTGCCTCCTCCAGAATTACTGCCATTGCTCTCTGACAACTCCTATCACCACTTTGTTCTATCAACTGATAACATTCTGGCTGCTTCAGTTGTTGTTGCTTCTGCTGTCCAGTCATCTCTACAACCTGAAAAGATAGTCTTCCATGTCATTACTGACAAGAAAACCTACGCGGGTATGCACTCATGGTTTGCACTCAACCCTGTGTCCCCTGCTATTGTTGAAGTGAAAGGTGTGCACCAATTTGATTGGTTAACAAGAGAAAATGTGCCAGTCCTTGAAGCCGTAGAAAACCAATATGGAATCAGGAATTATTACCACGGGAATCATATTTCAGGGGCCAATCTTAGTGCTACAACTCCACGGACATTTGCATCAAAATTGCAGGCTAGAAGTCCAAAATACATATCCTTACTCAACCATCTCCGGATTTATATTCCTGAG CTATTTCCCAACCTTGATAAGGTGGTTTTCCTAGACGATGATGTTGTGATTCAACGAGATTTATCACCACTTTGGGGAATTGACCTCGGAGGAAAGGTCAACGGAGCTGTCGAAACTTGTAGAGGTGAAGATGAGTGGGTAATGTCCAAGCGATTCCGGAACTACTTCAATTTTTCCCATCCCCTCGTATCAAAGAATTTGGACCCTGAAGAATGTGCATGGGCTTATGGGATGAATATTTTTGATCTCAATGCCTGGAGAAAAACAAATATTAGAGAGACTTACCATTCCTGGGTGAAAGAG AATCTGAAGTCAAATCTGACAATATGGAAGCTTGGGACCCTACCACCCGCTTTAATTGCATTTAGAGGTCATGTTCACGCAATTGATCCAAAGTGGCACATGCTTGGGTTGGGTTATCAAAATAAGACCGATATTGAATCTGTGTCAAGGGCTGCAGTTATACACTATAATGGTCAGTCAAAACCATGGTTGCAGATTGGCTTTGAGCATCTTCGGCCATTTTGGACCAAGTATATCAACTACTCGAATGACTTTGTAAGGAACTGCCACATCTTGGAGTCATAG
- the LOC103404492 gene encoding probable galacturonosyltransferase 14 isoform X2, which yields MQLHFSPSMRSITISSSNGFIDLMKIKVGARHISYRTVFHTILILAFLLPFVFILTAVVTLEGVNKCSSFDCLGRRLGPRLLGRVDDSARLVRDFYKVLNQVNTEEIPAGLKLPDSFNQLVSEMKNNQYDARTFAFMLRAMMENFEKEVRESKFSELMNKHYAASSVPKSIHCLSLRLTDEYSSNAHARKQLPPPELLPLLSDNSYHHFVLSTDNILAASVVVASAVQSSLQPEKIVFHVITDKKTYAGMHSWFALNPVSPAIVEVKGVHQFDWLTRENVPVLEAVENQYGIRNYYHGNHISGANLSATTPRTFASKLQARSPKYISLLNHLRIYIPELFPNLDKVVFLDDDVVIQRDLSPLWGIDLGGKVNGAVETCRGEDEWVMSKRFRNYFNFSHPLVSKNLDPEECAWAYGMNIFDLNAWRKTNIRETYHSWVKENLKSNLTIWKLGTLPPALIAFRGHVHAIDPKWHMLGLGYQNKTDIESVSRAAVIHYNGQSKPWLQIGFEHLRPFWTKYINYSNDFVRNCHILES from the exons ATGCAGCTTCACTTCTCGCCTAGTATGAGAAGCATAACGATCTCGAGCAGCAATGGGTTTATTGACTTGATGAAGATCAAAGTCGGAGCTCGCCACATCTCTTATCGAACGGTTTTCCACACCATTCTAATCCTCGCTTTCTTATTGCCTTTCGTCTTCATTCTCACTGCTGTTGTTACTCTTGAAGGTGTCAACAAGTGCTCCTCATTTG ACTGTTTAGGTAGGCGCTTGGGACCAAGGCTTCTGGGTAGGGTTGATGATTCAGCG AGACTGGTTAGAGACTTTTACAAGGTTCTAAACCAAGTGAACACTGAAGAAATCCCGGCTGGTCTAAAGCTTCCAGATTCATTTAATCAACTTGTTTCCGAAATGAAGAACAACCAGTATGATGCAAGGACCTTTGCTTTCATGTTAAGAGCAATG aTGGAGAATTTTGAAAAGGAAGTCAGAGAGTCTAAGTTTTCAGAGTTGATGAACAAACACTATGCGGCAAGTTCTGTACCCAAAAGCATTCACTGTCTGTCTCTGCGTTTGACTGATGAATATTCATCCAATGCTCATGCACGCAAACAATTGCCTCCTCCAGAATTACTGCCATTGCTCTCTGACAACTCCTATCACCACTTTGTTCTATCAACTGATAACATTCTGGCTGCTTCAGTTGTTGTTGCTTCTGCTGTCCAGTCATCTCTACAACCTGAAAAGATAGTCTTCCATGTCATTACTGACAAGAAAACCTACGCGGGTATGCACTCATGGTTTGCACTCAACCCTGTGTCCCCTGCTATTGTTGAAGTGAAAGGTGTGCACCAATTTGATTGGTTAACAAGAGAAAATGTGCCAGTCCTTGAAGCCGTAGAAAACCAATATGGAATCAGGAATTATTACCACGGGAATCATATTTCAGGGGCCAATCTTAGTGCTACAACTCCACGGACATTTGCATCAAAATTGCAGGCTAGAAGTCCAAAATACATATCCTTACTCAACCATCTCCGGATTTATATTCCTGAG CTATTTCCCAACCTTGATAAGGTGGTTTTCCTAGACGATGATGTTGTGATTCAACGAGATTTATCACCACTTTGGGGAATTGACCTCGGAGGAAAGGTCAACGGAGCTGTCGAAACTTGTAGAGGTGAAGATGAGTGGGTAATGTCCAAGCGATTCCGGAACTACTTCAATTTTTCCCATCCCCTCGTATCAAAGAATTTGGACCCTGAAGAATGTGCATGGGCTTATGGGATGAATATTTTTGATCTCAATGCCTGGAGAAAAACAAATATTAGAGAGACTTACCATTCCTGGGTGAAAGAG AATCTGAAGTCAAATCTGACAATATGGAAGCTTGGGACCCTACCACCCGCTTTAATTGCATTTAGAGGTCATGTTCACGCAATTGATCCAAAGTGGCACATGCTTGGGTTGGGTTATCAAAATAAGACCGATATTGAATCTGTGTCAAGGGCTGCAGTTATACACTATAATGGTCAGTCAAAACCATGGTTGCAGATTGGCTTTGAGCATCTTCGGCCATTTTGGACCAAGTATATCAACTACTCGAATGACTTTGTAAGGAACTGCCACATCTTGGAGTCATAG
- the LOC103404492 gene encoding probable galacturonosyltransferase 14 isoform X1 yields the protein MQLHFSPSMRSITISSSNGFIDLMKIKVGARHISYRTVFHTILILAFLLPFVFILTAVVTLEGVNKCSSFDCLGRRLGPRLLGRVDDSAQRLVRDFYKVLNQVNTEEIPAGLKLPDSFNQLVSEMKNNQYDARTFAFMLRAMMENFEKEVRESKFSELMNKHYAASSVPKSIHCLSLRLTDEYSSNAHARKQLPPPELLPLLSDNSYHHFVLSTDNILAASVVVASAVQSSLQPEKIVFHVITDKKTYAGMHSWFALNPVSPAIVEVKGVHQFDWLTRENVPVLEAVENQYGIRNYYHGNHISGANLSATTPRTFASKLQARSPKYISLLNHLRIYIPELFPNLDKVVFLDDDVVIQRDLSPLWGIDLGGKVNGAVETCRGEDEWVMSKRFRNYFNFSHPLVSKNLDPEECAWAYGMNIFDLNAWRKTNIRETYHSWVKENLKSNLTIWKLGTLPPALIAFRGHVHAIDPKWHMLGLGYQNKTDIESVSRAAVIHYNGQSKPWLQIGFEHLRPFWTKYINYSNDFVRNCHILES from the exons ATGCAGCTTCACTTCTCGCCTAGTATGAGAAGCATAACGATCTCGAGCAGCAATGGGTTTATTGACTTGATGAAGATCAAAGTCGGAGCTCGCCACATCTCTTATCGAACGGTTTTCCACACCATTCTAATCCTCGCTTTCTTATTGCCTTTCGTCTTCATTCTCACTGCTGTTGTTACTCTTGAAGGTGTCAACAAGTGCTCCTCATTTG ACTGTTTAGGTAGGCGCTTGGGACCAAGGCTTCTGGGTAGGGTTGATGATTCAGCG CAGAGACTGGTTAGAGACTTTTACAAGGTTCTAAACCAAGTGAACACTGAAGAAATCCCGGCTGGTCTAAAGCTTCCAGATTCATTTAATCAACTTGTTTCCGAAATGAAGAACAACCAGTATGATGCAAGGACCTTTGCTTTCATGTTAAGAGCAATG aTGGAGAATTTTGAAAAGGAAGTCAGAGAGTCTAAGTTTTCAGAGTTGATGAACAAACACTATGCGGCAAGTTCTGTACCCAAAAGCATTCACTGTCTGTCTCTGCGTTTGACTGATGAATATTCATCCAATGCTCATGCACGCAAACAATTGCCTCCTCCAGAATTACTGCCATTGCTCTCTGACAACTCCTATCACCACTTTGTTCTATCAACTGATAACATTCTGGCTGCTTCAGTTGTTGTTGCTTCTGCTGTCCAGTCATCTCTACAACCTGAAAAGATAGTCTTCCATGTCATTACTGACAAGAAAACCTACGCGGGTATGCACTCATGGTTTGCACTCAACCCTGTGTCCCCTGCTATTGTTGAAGTGAAAGGTGTGCACCAATTTGATTGGTTAACAAGAGAAAATGTGCCAGTCCTTGAAGCCGTAGAAAACCAATATGGAATCAGGAATTATTACCACGGGAATCATATTTCAGGGGCCAATCTTAGTGCTACAACTCCACGGACATTTGCATCAAAATTGCAGGCTAGAAGTCCAAAATACATATCCTTACTCAACCATCTCCGGATTTATATTCCTGAG CTATTTCCCAACCTTGATAAGGTGGTTTTCCTAGACGATGATGTTGTGATTCAACGAGATTTATCACCACTTTGGGGAATTGACCTCGGAGGAAAGGTCAACGGAGCTGTCGAAACTTGTAGAGGTGAAGATGAGTGGGTAATGTCCAAGCGATTCCGGAACTACTTCAATTTTTCCCATCCCCTCGTATCAAAGAATTTGGACCCTGAAGAATGTGCATGGGCTTATGGGATGAATATTTTTGATCTCAATGCCTGGAGAAAAACAAATATTAGAGAGACTTACCATTCCTGGGTGAAAGAG AATCTGAAGTCAAATCTGACAATATGGAAGCTTGGGACCCTACCACCCGCTTTAATTGCATTTAGAGGTCATGTTCACGCAATTGATCCAAAGTGGCACATGCTTGGGTTGGGTTATCAAAATAAGACCGATATTGAATCTGTGTCAAGGGCTGCAGTTATACACTATAATGGTCAGTCAAAACCATGGTTGCAGATTGGCTTTGAGCATCTTCGGCCATTTTGGACCAAGTATATCAACTACTCGAATGACTTTGTAAGGAACTGCCACATCTTGGAGTCATAG
- the LOC103404492 gene encoding probable galacturonosyltransferase 14 isoform X4, with the protein MQLHFSPSMRSITISSSNGFIDLMKIKVGARHISYRTVFHTILILAFLLPFVFILTAVVTLEDCLGRRLGPRLLGRVDDSARLVRDFYKVLNQVNTEEIPAGLKLPDSFNQLVSEMKNNQYDARTFAFMLRAMMENFEKEVRESKFSELMNKHYAASSVPKSIHCLSLRLTDEYSSNAHARKQLPPPELLPLLSDNSYHHFVLSTDNILAASVVVASAVQSSLQPEKIVFHVITDKKTYAGMHSWFALNPVSPAIVEVKGVHQFDWLTRENVPVLEAVENQYGIRNYYHGNHISGANLSATTPRTFASKLQARSPKYISLLNHLRIYIPELFPNLDKVVFLDDDVVIQRDLSPLWGIDLGGKVNGAVETCRGEDEWVMSKRFRNYFNFSHPLVSKNLDPEECAWAYGMNIFDLNAWRKTNIRETYHSWVKENLKSNLTIWKLGTLPPALIAFRGHVHAIDPKWHMLGLGYQNKTDIESVSRAAVIHYNGQSKPWLQIGFEHLRPFWTKYINYSNDFVRNCHILES; encoded by the exons ATGCAGCTTCACTTCTCGCCTAGTATGAGAAGCATAACGATCTCGAGCAGCAATGGGTTTATTGACTTGATGAAGATCAAAGTCGGAGCTCGCCACATCTCTTATCGAACGGTTTTCCACACCATTCTAATCCTCGCTTTCTTATTGCCTTTCGTCTTCATTCTCACTGCTGTTGTTACTCTTGAAG ACTGTTTAGGTAGGCGCTTGGGACCAAGGCTTCTGGGTAGGGTTGATGATTCAGCG AGACTGGTTAGAGACTTTTACAAGGTTCTAAACCAAGTGAACACTGAAGAAATCCCGGCTGGTCTAAAGCTTCCAGATTCATTTAATCAACTTGTTTCCGAAATGAAGAACAACCAGTATGATGCAAGGACCTTTGCTTTCATGTTAAGAGCAATG aTGGAGAATTTTGAAAAGGAAGTCAGAGAGTCTAAGTTTTCAGAGTTGATGAACAAACACTATGCGGCAAGTTCTGTACCCAAAAGCATTCACTGTCTGTCTCTGCGTTTGACTGATGAATATTCATCCAATGCTCATGCACGCAAACAATTGCCTCCTCCAGAATTACTGCCATTGCTCTCTGACAACTCCTATCACCACTTTGTTCTATCAACTGATAACATTCTGGCTGCTTCAGTTGTTGTTGCTTCTGCTGTCCAGTCATCTCTACAACCTGAAAAGATAGTCTTCCATGTCATTACTGACAAGAAAACCTACGCGGGTATGCACTCATGGTTTGCACTCAACCCTGTGTCCCCTGCTATTGTTGAAGTGAAAGGTGTGCACCAATTTGATTGGTTAACAAGAGAAAATGTGCCAGTCCTTGAAGCCGTAGAAAACCAATATGGAATCAGGAATTATTACCACGGGAATCATATTTCAGGGGCCAATCTTAGTGCTACAACTCCACGGACATTTGCATCAAAATTGCAGGCTAGAAGTCCAAAATACATATCCTTACTCAACCATCTCCGGATTTATATTCCTGAG CTATTTCCCAACCTTGATAAGGTGGTTTTCCTAGACGATGATGTTGTGATTCAACGAGATTTATCACCACTTTGGGGAATTGACCTCGGAGGAAAGGTCAACGGAGCTGTCGAAACTTGTAGAGGTGAAGATGAGTGGGTAATGTCCAAGCGATTCCGGAACTACTTCAATTTTTCCCATCCCCTCGTATCAAAGAATTTGGACCCTGAAGAATGTGCATGGGCTTATGGGATGAATATTTTTGATCTCAATGCCTGGAGAAAAACAAATATTAGAGAGACTTACCATTCCTGGGTGAAAGAG AATCTGAAGTCAAATCTGACAATATGGAAGCTTGGGACCCTACCACCCGCTTTAATTGCATTTAGAGGTCATGTTCACGCAATTGATCCAAAGTGGCACATGCTTGGGTTGGGTTATCAAAATAAGACCGATATTGAATCTGTGTCAAGGGCTGCAGTTATACACTATAATGGTCAGTCAAAACCATGGTTGCAGATTGGCTTTGAGCATCTTCGGCCATTTTGGACCAAGTATATCAACTACTCGAATGACTTTGTAAGGAACTGCCACATCTTGGAGTCATAG